Proteins found in one Enterococcus sp. 9D6_DIV0238 genomic segment:
- the menD gene encoding 2-succinyl-5-enolpyruvyl-6-hydroxy-3-cyclohexene-1-carboxylic-acid synthase, with amino-acid sequence MTNQIDMTRYLHSFVEGMISSGVSQAVISPGSRSTPLALLLHRQEKIETFVEVDERSAAFFALGLSKASNKPVALLCTSGTAAANYYPAICEAKASHVPLIILTTDRPHELRQVGAPQSMDQLQLFQNHVKLFVEMAIPEGTKEMQDYAYWQGMRSTDTASQMPKGPVHLNFPLREPLLPDLSSSLKTKRQTEIIAGKPQLTEKQLIQCINALQGKKGVLVVGGSHTPKEARLFVELAEALNWPIISDPLTNITSCGLDSSLIMSCADLFIQEVTMIHRPEVVVRFGMLPISKNTMFWLRSLEKTETIIYFVDETGEWQDQLKQTQVAIQVQEQPFLQAVKENITVKTSGSWTAQWIKWQKITEQVLEELAEMNQLNETSASLLVHKQMMADGQLFVSNSNAIRFIDRFAAVENTSYHLFGNRGINGIDGIVSTALGMCATNPKRQNILLIGDLALYHDMNGLLLAQRYHLPLTIILLNNNGGGIFSFLSQRELEKEDFEPIFGTPIDLDFSLVAKLYGAEYTKAETLEQLDLLLEQTKTEPKFQLIEIIGDREKNVRLQEQIMNVLKEKLEQDR; translated from the coding sequence ATGACAAATCAAATTGATATGACACGATATTTACACTCCTTTGTCGAAGGCATGATTAGTAGTGGCGTCAGTCAGGCAGTGATTAGTCCCGGATCTAGATCTACTCCTTTAGCTTTATTGCTGCATCGACAAGAAAAGATAGAGACGTTTGTTGAAGTCGATGAGCGTTCGGCAGCTTTTTTTGCACTTGGATTAAGTAAAGCAAGTAATAAACCAGTTGCCTTGTTGTGTACTTCAGGAACAGCAGCTGCAAATTATTATCCAGCAATCTGTGAAGCTAAAGCGAGTCACGTTCCATTGATCATTTTAACGACGGATCGCCCACATGAATTACGACAAGTAGGTGCACCGCAATCTATGGATCAGCTTCAATTATTCCAAAATCATGTTAAATTATTTGTAGAAATGGCTATTCCGGAAGGAACAAAAGAAATGCAGGACTACGCTTATTGGCAAGGAATGCGCTCGACAGATACAGCTTCCCAAATGCCCAAAGGACCTGTACACTTAAATTTTCCCTTAAGAGAACCTTTATTGCCAGATTTGTCTTCCTCATTAAAAACGAAACGGCAAACAGAAATCATTGCAGGAAAGCCGCAGCTGACAGAAAAGCAATTGATTCAGTGCATCAATGCTTTGCAAGGTAAAAAAGGTGTGCTAGTTGTTGGGGGAAGTCACACACCTAAAGAAGCACGTTTATTTGTTGAATTAGCAGAGGCATTAAACTGGCCTATCATTAGTGATCCGCTGACGAATATTACCTCTTGTGGTCTTGACAGCTCACTGATCATGAGTTGTGCGGATTTATTTATTCAAGAAGTAACTATGATTCATCGACCAGAAGTCGTTGTTCGTTTTGGTATGCTGCCGATTTCAAAAAATACGATGTTTTGGCTTCGATCACTTGAGAAAACAGAGACGATCATCTATTTTGTAGATGAGACCGGTGAATGGCAGGATCAATTAAAGCAAACACAAGTTGCGATTCAAGTTCAAGAACAGCCATTTCTTCAAGCAGTTAAAGAAAATATCACAGTAAAAACATCAGGATCGTGGACTGCTCAATGGATTAAATGGCAAAAAATAACTGAACAGGTATTAGAAGAATTAGCTGAAATGAACCAGCTCAACGAAACTTCTGCGAGCCTTTTAGTTCATAAACAAATGATGGCTGACGGTCAATTATTCGTTTCAAACAGTAACGCCATTCGTTTTATCGATCGGTTTGCTGCTGTAGAAAATACTAGCTATCATCTATTTGGGAATCGCGGGATCAATGGAATCGATGGAATCGTTTCGACAGCTTTAGGTATGTGTGCGACGAACCCTAAACGCCAAAATATTTTGCTGATTGGTGATCTGGCCCTGTATCATGATATGAATGGATTATTATTAGCCCAAAGATATCATTTACCTTTAACGATCATATTGTTGAATAATAATGGTGGCGGTATTTTTTCTTTCCTTTCTCAAAGAGAACTGGAGAAAGAGGATTTTGAACCGATTTTTGGCACACCAATTGATTTAGATTTTTCCCTTGTGGCAAAGTTATATGGTGCTGAATATACAAAAGCTGAAACTTTAGAACAGCTGGATTTATTATTAGAGCAGACAAAAACAGAGCCGAAATTTCAACTAATCGAAATCATTGGGGATCGTGAAAAGAATGTTCGTTTACAGGAACAAATAATGAACGTGCTAAAGGAAAAATTGGAGCAAGACAGATGA